The stretch of DNA CGCATGAACTTCGATATCGAGCAGACTGTGCTGGCGGAACTCAAGGCCGCGGGTGTCCGCGGCGTCCTCGGACTCAAGATCTGTTCTGAGCTCCCTTCTCGCAAGAGCCGCGCGTACCTCGTTGAACTGTGCCATGCGGCAGAGGACGGCCCAGGAGCTCCGGCGCGAGGTTCCAACCATTCCCAAGCTGTAGTCAAGATCTATCCTGACCCCGGACGCGCGGCGCGGGAGGCGGACGTTCTTGCGCGTTTGGCCGCCGCGGGCGTCAGGGTTCCAAGACCGTTCTCCCCAGGCACCGCCGCGCTCGTCAGGGGATACATCTCAGGGCCAACACTGAGCGCGCTGCTTTCCGCCTCTCCCCGCGCAGATGACCATCTCCTCGCCTCCGCTCTTGCCCGCTGGCTTTTCGGATGCCACGCCGCCCTCCGCCGCGATGACGGGGCGACCCATCTAGTAGGCGACATGAACCTCCGAAACTTCATCTGCCCTAACCCGTCCGAGATATGGGGCATAGACTTCGGAGACACAAGACCAGGCGATCCCCTCGCAGATCTGGGAGAAGCGTGCATGTTCATCCTCACCCACGAACCTTCGTTTACTTCGGAGCGGTGGTCCTTCGCCCGCAGGCTCGTTCATGATTATGGCAACCTCGCCGGGCGCGATCTCTCCCGGGATGTGGTTCCCCACGTTGTTGCGGCTTTGACTCTTGCAGCTGCCCGCCGTGGCAGGCCCGCGCTTGCAGAGAGGGCGCTGACGCTGGACGCTGCGGTGTTTCGGTAACGGGGACGCGGGAGGGCTTTTGGAGCGTGGGGGTGCATTTGCGGTCACACATGCAGGGTCCTGCTTGGAGTGAATCTTGCCTCAACAAATTTATCCTGGGTTGGCAGGAAACCGGACAAGCGAAGCGAACTATCCACCGGATGTTAATTCATTGACATTAGAAAGTCGGTGGCTCAGCCACGGCGGTTGCGGCACAGCCGCCGGAGGTGAGCGCCAGAGCTGCGCTTATACACAAACGGACGCATCAAACATCACTGTAGCGCGCCTCGTACGTGCGCACGGATCGAGGGCATCGATTAATTCATACACAAACATAAGAAAGTCTCCTGTTGCGCAGCCCTCCGGAGGTGATGTGTCAGGGTATCCCCGTATTGGCGTCAACGTCCGTCGCGTTGCCTCATCCTCTCGGGCGTCGGGTTCTCGAATTATTACTAAGGAGGTACTTGAAGTGCGTAGGTATGCTTTGGGCGTCCTGTTCGTTTTGGGCGTTCTCATTCTCTGCGGCACAGGAGCGTCAGCGGCCAAGGAGACTCTGAACGTCATCTACATGGCCCAGGCGGGGTACCAGCCTGACGACATCCGCGACATGGCTGACCTATTCGAGTTTCTCACAGACACGAAGGTCAACATCACGTTCGTGAAGTACGACGAACAGCACGAGAAGATCGTCGCGTCCGCGGTCGCTCCCGTTGCCACCTACGATGTGATCCTCCTCGACTTGATTTGGACGGCGGAGTTTGCCTCAAGGAAGATGGTGGTTCCGCTCGACGACAGGATAACCGCTGACATACGCAAAGACATTGCGCCCGCCATCATGGACGCCTTCGTGTACGACGGCAAGACATGGGCGATGCCCTTCCTCGCCAATTTCCAGCTGTTCTTCTACAACATGGACATGATACGGAAGGCAGGGTTCTCGGCGCCGCCCAGGACTCTCGAGGAAATGGTCGATCAAATGAAGGCCATGAAGGCCAAGGGCATCGTGAAGTACCCCTGGACCGATTCGTGGAACCAGAAGGAAGGGCTGGTTTGCGAGTTCGTCTGGCTCACCGGCGCCTTCGGCGGCGATACTTTCGACGATCGCGGCCGTCCCACGTTCAACCAGGGTCCCGGGGTACAGGCGCTCGAGTTCATGGTCGGCCTGCTCAAAGACGGGCTTGCCAACCCTAAATGCCTCACCAACGACGAAGACGCCGCCAAAGACGATTTCATCTCCGGCAACGCCGCGTTCACCACGAACTGGACAT from Bacillota bacterium encodes:
- a CDS encoding phosphotransferase, coding for MNFDIEQTVLAELKAAGVRGVLGLKICSELPSRKSRAYLVELCHAAEDGPGAPARGSNHSQAVVKIYPDPGRAAREADVLARLAAAGVRVPRPFSPGTAALVRGYISGPTLSALLSASPRADDHLLASALARWLFGCHAALRRDDGATHLVGDMNLRNFICPNPSEIWGIDFGDTRPGDPLADLGEACMFILTHEPSFTSERWSFARRLVHDYGNLAGRDLSRDVVPHVVAALTLAAARRGRPALAERALTLDAAVFR
- a CDS encoding extracellular solute-binding protein, with translation MRRYALGVLFVLGVLILCGTGASAAKETLNVIYMAQAGYQPDDIRDMADLFEFLTDTKVNITFVKYDEQHEKIVASAVAPVATYDVILLDLIWTAEFASRKMVVPLDDRITADIRKDIAPAIMDAFVYDGKTWAMPFLANFQLFFYNMDMIRKAGFSAPPRTLEEMVDQMKAMKAKGIVKYPWTDSWNQKEGLVCEFVWLTGAFGGDTFDDRGRPTFNQGPGVQALEFMVGLLKDGLANPKCLTNDEDAAKDDFISGNAAFTTNWTFQYALMNDPKVSKVVGQGEMGLIPVSKSQIGKAETASVSGFQGAAIMANSRKKDLAWQYLRFITSPLVQRSYLQEMPVWTSVQTSAYATMMDRTMPIKSKQIAAVHHRPKVPPYPEVSSILQRYIHTALQMKMEPKAALDKAAEEINAVLKK